A window of Natrinema versiforme contains these coding sequences:
- a CDS encoding RimK family alpha-L-glutamate ligase, with product MIDLAVANDKETFERMGEPLAERGIRVHHVPVRERTVALDDPPWEPDAYDVGFVYPGRLMEGGVADALLEVPWLNDHETVLTSRNKAEVLARLGRAELPVPKSVYVSNDVGADELADVFERFEPPVVVKPNSTTRGVGVAKAHDLDSFLGICDYLSLVHDYKATGDQSFLVQEYLPNATDYRVMILEGEYVGAVERRLPDAAVSEGQWKHNVHRGAEATGVELPDEYRELAERVGAALEIPFLGVDLLETDDRLVINETNARPTIDEETKYEPDFYDRLAAAIRTAAGDR from the coding sequence ATGATCGATCTCGCGGTTGCGAACGACAAGGAGACGTTCGAGCGGATGGGGGAGCCGCTGGCCGAGCGGGGGATACGGGTTCATCACGTGCCCGTGCGCGAGCGCACGGTCGCGCTCGACGACCCGCCGTGGGAGCCCGACGCGTACGATGTCGGCTTCGTCTACCCCGGCCGACTCATGGAGGGAGGGGTCGCCGACGCCTTGCTCGAGGTGCCGTGGCTCAACGATCACGAGACGGTGCTGACCTCGCGGAACAAGGCCGAGGTGCTGGCGCGGCTCGGGCGGGCCGAGCTGCCGGTCCCGAAATCGGTCTATGTCTCTAACGATGTCGGAGCGGACGAGTTGGCCGACGTCTTCGAGCGGTTCGAGCCGCCGGTCGTGGTCAAGCCCAACTCGACGACGCGGGGGGTCGGCGTCGCGAAGGCCCACGATCTGGACTCGTTTCTCGGCATCTGTGACTACCTCTCGCTGGTCCACGATTACAAGGCGACGGGCGACCAGTCGTTTCTCGTCCAGGAGTACCTCCCGAACGCGACCGACTACCGGGTGATGATACTCGAGGGGGAGTACGTCGGCGCGGTCGAGCGCCGGCTACCCGACGCGGCGGTCAGCGAGGGCCAGTGGAAGCACAACGTCCACCGCGGCGCGGAGGCGACGGGCGTCGAGTTGCCCGATGAGTACCGCGAGTTGGCCGAGCGGGTTGGGGCGGCGCTCGAGATCCCGTTCCTCGGCGTCGATCTGCTCGAGACGGACGACCGGCTGGTGATAAACGAGACGAACGCGCGGCCGACGATCGACGAGGAGACGAAGTACGAACCGGACTTCTACGATCGGCTGGCGGCCGCGATACGCACCGCTGCGGGGGACCGGTAG
- a CDS encoding aminopeptidase, which yields MTALRAAAETAVRQCLNLEGEESCAVVTDDEREPIGEAIYEVASEITDDAVIVRYPPGETHGSEPPEPVAAAMAAADVVLAPTTKSLSHTRARTEANEAGARVATLPGITEDVFTTGLAADYESIAAHCEAVREQVAGADEIRVTTDAGTDITFGVADREWLSDTGIVHEPGEMSNLPAGEVFISPETADGTFVVDGTMRPHGLLADGHRLTFEVEDGLVTHISDDEIRETVENAAEESEARSASERSGEAAETVGDAAYNLAELGIGTNVAVTELVGSVLLDEKAGGTVHIAIGDNAGIGGETEAPIHLDGILREPTVFADGDPIELPTPESD from the coding sequence ATGACAGCACTTCGAGCCGCGGCGGAGACGGCGGTCCGCCAGTGTCTGAATCTCGAGGGGGAGGAGTCGTGTGCGGTCGTGACGGACGACGAGCGCGAACCGATCGGGGAGGCGATCTACGAGGTTGCGAGCGAGATCACCGACGACGCCGTGATCGTCCGCTATCCGCCGGGCGAGACCCACGGCAGCGAGCCTCCCGAGCCCGTCGCGGCCGCGATGGCGGCGGCTGACGTGGTCCTCGCGCCGACGACCAAGAGCCTGAGTCACACCCGCGCCCGGACTGAGGCAAACGAGGCTGGGGCACGGGTCGCGACGCTCCCGGGGATCACCGAGGACGTTTTCACGACCGGGTTGGCAGCCGACTACGAGTCGATCGCGGCCCACTGCGAGGCGGTCCGGGAACAGGTCGCCGGAGCCGACGAGATTCGGGTGACGACCGACGCCGGAACCGATATCACGTTCGGCGTCGCGGACCGCGAGTGGCTCTCCGATACCGGCATCGTCCACGAGCCCGGCGAGATGTCGAACCTTCCCGCGGGAGAGGTCTTCATCAGCCCCGAGACCGCCGACGGCACCTTCGTCGTCGACGGGACGATGCGGCCCCACGGGCTGCTCGCGGACGGTCACCGGCTCACCTTCGAGGTCGAGGACGGTCTCGTCACGCACATCTCGGACGACGAGATCCGCGAGACGGTCGAGAACGCGGCGGAGGAAAGCGAGGCGCGAAGCGCCTCGGAACGGAGCGGCGAAGCCGCGGAGACGGTCGGCGACGCCGCGTACAACCTCGCGGAACTCGGCATCGGCACGAACGTCGCCGTCACCGAACTCGTCGGCTCGGTCCTGTTGGACGAGAAGGCGGGTGGTACCGTCCACATCGCGATCGGCGACAACGCGGGGATCGGTGGCGAGACGGAAGCGCCGATCCACCTCGACGGCATCCTCCGTGAGCCGACGGTCTTCGCCGACGGCGATCCGATCGAACTGCCGACGCCGGAATCCGACTGA
- a CDS encoding Hsp20/alpha crystallin family protein — protein MRRDDRDEPFDDLFREIERMMNEMMSGADGNVNFDSSSSVDNGFGMDTHVDIHETDEEVRVVADLPGVEKDNIELECDGKTLTISAESEHRQYDERVSLPTRVNEHTASATYNNGVLEVVFDRAEQSSDISLE, from the coding sequence ATGCGCCGAGACGACCGCGACGAACCCTTCGACGATCTGTTCCGCGAAATCGAACGAATGATGAACGAGATGATGAGCGGCGCGGACGGCAACGTCAATTTTGACTCCTCGAGCAGCGTCGACAACGGCTTCGGGATGGACACCCACGTCGACATCCACGAGACCGACGAGGAGGTTCGCGTCGTCGCGGACCTCCCCGGCGTCGAGAAGGACAACATCGAACTCGAGTGCGACGGCAAGACGCTGACTATCTCCGCCGAAAGCGAGCACCGCCAGTACGACGAGCGCGTCTCCCTGCCGACCCGCGTCAACGAACACACCGCATCCGCGACCTACAACAACGGCGTCCTCGAAGTCGTCTTCGATCGCGCCGAACAGTCCTCGGACATCAGCCTCGAGTAG
- a CDS encoding protein-L-isoaspartate(D-aspartate) O-methyltransferase produces the protein MFDNSDSDEAPRQRMVETVAPRVDDDRVLEALEAVPRHEFVPPDRRDRAYADRPLPIGDGQTISAPHMVAIMADLLAVAPGDDVLEIGTGCGYHAAVTAELVGDEGVYTVEYSEELADRARDRLAELGYDGVSVRAGDGREGWPDRAPYDAAYFTCAASSVPDPVVEQVGTGGQILAPIGAGIGSQRLVSATKRADGSLERTEHGGVRFVEMRG, from the coding sequence ATGTTCGACAATTCCGACAGCGACGAGGCTCCGCGCCAGCGGATGGTCGAGACCGTCGCACCGCGGGTAGACGACGACCGCGTCCTCGAGGCGCTCGAGGCGGTCCCGCGCCACGAGTTCGTCCCGCCCGACCGCCGGGACAGGGCCTACGCCGACCGCCCGCTGCCGATCGGCGATGGCCAGACGATCAGCGCGCCGCACATGGTCGCGATCATGGCCGATCTGCTCGCGGTCGCCCCCGGCGACGATGTCCTCGAGATCGGGACCGGCTGTGGCTATCACGCCGCGGTCACGGCGGAACTGGTCGGCGACGAGGGCGTCTACACCGTCGAATACAGCGAGGAACTGGCCGATCGGGCCCGCGATCGACTCGCGGAACTCGGCTACGACGGCGTCTCGGTCCGCGCCGGCGACGGCCGCGAGGGATGGCCCGACCGCGCGCCCTACGACGCGGCCTACTTTACCTGCGCGGCGTCTTCCGTTCCCGATCCCGTCGTCGAGCAGGTCGGAACCGGGGGTCAGATTCTCGCGCCGATCGGGGCCGGGATCGGGAGTCAGCGACTCGTCAGTGCCACGAAGCGGGCGGACGGCTCGCTCGAGCGGACCGAGCACGGCGGCGTTCGGTTCGTTGAGATGCGGGGCTAA
- a CDS encoding DNA-directed RNA polymerase subunit H translates to MVDVSQHELVPEHTILEEEALEEVLEEYDIDRTDLPKIKRNDAALPDDAEIGDVIKIVRDSRTTEQSVVYRYVVE, encoded by the coding sequence ATGGTAGACGTAAGCCAACACGAACTGGTTCCGGAGCACACCATCCTCGAGGAAGAGGCCCTCGAGGAGGTGCTCGAGGAATACGATATCGACCGTACAGATTTACCGAAGATCAAGCGCAACGATGCCGCGCTGCCGGACGACGCGGAGATCGGCGACGTAATCAAGATCGTTCGCGACTCGCGGACGACCGAGCAGTCAGTCGTCTATCGATACGTGGTGGAATAA
- a CDS encoding type II glyceraldehyde-3-phosphate dehydrogenase, with protein MQQVAINGYGTIGKRVADAVRQQPDMEVLGVAKTRPNFEAETAIDKGFSLYAAVEEREELFAEAGLDIAGPVDDLVADADVVVDATPSGIGAENKDLYEEHDTPALYQGGEDADLVDVSFNARSNFENAVDADHVRVVSCNTTGLSRVIAPLREEYGVEKVRATLVRRGGDPGQTSRGPINDILPNPVTIPSHHGPDVETIFPDLDIDTLGMKVPATLMHMHSLNVTLEEEVDAAEVRDLFADESRLFLIPERMDIDGSGKLKEYALDAGRPRGDIWENCIWEESVSTEGRDFYLFQGIHQESDVVPENVDAIRAVTGTADAEESIETTNESLGIGL; from the coding sequence ATGCAACAGGTCGCCATCAACGGCTACGGCACGATCGGCAAGCGCGTCGCGGACGCCGTCCGACAGCAGCCCGACATGGAGGTGCTGGGCGTCGCGAAGACGCGCCCGAACTTCGAGGCCGAGACGGCCATCGACAAGGGATTCTCGCTCTACGCGGCCGTCGAGGAACGCGAGGAGCTGTTCGCCGAGGCCGGTCTCGACATCGCTGGGCCGGTCGACGACCTCGTCGCCGACGCCGATGTCGTCGTCGACGCCACGCCCTCGGGCATCGGGGCCGAGAACAAGGACCTCTACGAGGAACACGACACGCCCGCGCTCTATCAGGGCGGCGAGGACGCCGACCTCGTCGACGTGAGCTTCAACGCGCGCTCGAACTTCGAGAACGCCGTCGACGCCGACCACGTCCGCGTCGTCTCCTGTAACACGACCGGACTCTCCCGAGTCATCGCGCCGCTGCGCGAGGAGTACGGCGTCGAGAAGGTCCGCGCGACGCTCGTCCGGCGCGGCGGCGACCCCGGCCAGACCTCTCGCGGGCCGATCAACGACATCCTGCCGAACCCGGTGACGATCCCCTCTCACCACGGTCCCGACGTCGAGACCATCTTCCCCGATCTGGACATCGACACGCTCGGGATGAAGGTGCCCGCGACGCTGATGCACATGCACAGCCTCAATGTCACGCTCGAGGAGGAGGTCGACGCCGCCGAGGTCCGCGACCTGTTCGCCGACGAGTCGCGGCTGTTCCTGATCCCCGAGCGGATGGACATCGACGGCAGCGGGAAACTCAAGGAGTACGCCCTCGACGCGGGTCGGCCGCGGGGCGACATCTGGGAGAACTGCATCTGGGAGGAGTCCGTTTCGACGGAAGGACGGGACTTCTACCTGTTCCAGGGCATCCACCAAGAGAGCGACGTGGTTCCGGAGAACGTCGATGCCATCCGCGCCGTGACCGGGACCGCCGACGCCGAGGAGAGCATCGAGACGACCAACGAGTCCCTCGGAATCGGGCTGTAG
- a CDS encoding LURP-one-related/scramblase family protein — translation MSDTRGYDIEGIELTDDRYTVEQGFIRNKYRALDRDGNVVLRGKQKMLKMKEEFPFVDADGDEVFTVKAGGIIDVAGNYVLTDARTGEDLIILDNDYSLLQDTWKIRDATTEEKLAEINSRGAMVTLARNVVPFGGLIPHKYEITDQTGDHVGSIDGQFSLRDRYEIVIDDASSVPKEPIVAAAMVIDAIQGN, via the coding sequence ATGAGCGACACTCGAGGGTACGATATCGAGGGTATCGAACTTACGGACGACCGCTACACGGTCGAACAGGGCTTTATTCGAAACAAGTACCGAGCGCTCGACCGCGACGGGAACGTCGTCCTCCGGGGGAAACAGAAGATGCTGAAGATGAAAGAGGAGTTCCCCTTCGTCGACGCCGACGGCGACGAGGTGTTCACGGTCAAAGCCGGTGGCATCATCGACGTGGCGGGGAACTACGTCCTCACGGACGCCCGAACCGGCGAGGATCTGATCATTCTGGACAACGACTACTCGCTGCTCCAGGATACGTGGAAGATCCGCGACGCGACGACCGAGGAGAAACTGGCCGAGATCAACTCCCGCGGCGCGATGGTGACGCTGGCTCGGAACGTCGTTCCGTTCGGCGGCTTGATTCCCCACAAGTACGAGATCACCGACCAGACGGGCGATCACGTCGGCTCGATCGACGGCCAGTTCTCGCTGCGGGACCGCTACGAGATCGTCATCGACGACGCCAGCTCCGTCCCGAAAGAGCCCATCGTCGCCGCGGCGATGGTCATCGACGCGATTCAGGGGAACTAA
- a CDS encoding DNA-directed RNA polymerase subunit B'', which yields MATELNRDKRREISREYFSKERIAEHHYRSFNAFLNRGMQEVVDEKATIDTDIGDKEGEEPVHVELGDVRVVTPRVREADGSEELLYPQEARLRNITYSAPVFMEMSIVKGEEGDQRVVDSTETKIGRMPIMVGSDKCNIAGFSDEELIEIGEDPADPGGYFIVNGSERVLMTSEDLAPNKILAEYDSKYGDEIQVAKTFSQRRGYRALVLCERNREGLLEVSFPSVSGSINFVTLVRALGLESDEEIVHKVSNDPEVVKYMLENLEEAEVQTEEGAIEELGKRVASGQGKNYQLKRANYVIDRYLLPHLHEDGVEEEDVRINKAHYLCRMAEACFELALGRRESDDKDHYANKRLKVSGDLMKDLFRTALNKLARDVKYQLERANMRNRQLSVNTVVRSDVLTERLEHPIATGNWVGGRSGVSQLVDRTDFMGVLSHLRRLRSPLSRSQPHFEARDLHATQWGRIGPSETPEGPNCGLVKNFAQSMELSQNVEDEQELKRELASMGVEGIPGLEGIERTAASGDD from the coding sequence ATGGCAACAGAACTCAACCGCGACAAACGACGAGAGATCTCGCGCGAATACTTCTCGAAGGAACGGATCGCCGAACATCACTACCGCTCGTTCAACGCCTTCCTCAACCGGGGGATGCAGGAGGTCGTCGACGAGAAGGCGACGATCGACACGGATATCGGCGACAAGGAAGGCGAGGAACCGGTCCACGTCGAACTGGGCGATGTCCGCGTCGTCACGCCCCGCGTTCGGGAGGCTGACGGCTCCGAAGAACTGCTGTACCCACAGGAGGCTCGACTCCGAAACATCACCTACTCCGCGCCGGTGTTCATGGAGATGTCCATCGTCAAGGGCGAGGAAGGCGACCAGCGGGTCGTCGACTCGACCGAGACGAAGATCGGCCGGATGCCGATCATGGTCGGCTCCGACAAGTGTAACATCGCCGGCTTCTCCGACGAGGAGCTGATCGAGATCGGCGAGGACCCCGCCGACCCCGGCGGCTACTTCATCGTCAACGGCTCCGAGCGAGTCCTGATGACGAGCGAGGACCTCGCACCGAACAAGATCCTCGCGGAGTACGACAGCAAGTACGGCGACGAGATTCAGGTCGCAAAGACCTTCTCGCAGCGCCGTGGCTACCGTGCACTGGTGCTGTGTGAACGGAACCGCGAAGGGCTGCTCGAGGTCTCGTTCCCGTCGGTCTCGGGATCGATCAACTTCGTCACCCTCGTGCGTGCACTCGGGCTCGAGAGCGACGAGGAGATCGTTCACAAGGTCTCGAACGATCCCGAGGTCGTCAAGTACATGCTGGAAAACCTCGAGGAAGCGGAGGTCCAGACCGAGGAGGGGGCCATCGAGGAACTCGGGAAACGCGTCGCCTCCGGCCAGGGGAAAAACTACCAGCTCAAGCGGGCCAACTACGTCATCGACCGCTATCTGCTGCCCCACCTCCACGAGGACGGCGTCGAGGAGGAAGACGTGCGGATCAACAAGGCCCACTACCTCTGTCGGATGGCCGAGGCCTGTTTCGAACTCGCGCTCGGTCGGCGCGAGTCCGACGACAAGGACCACTACGCGAACAAGCGCCTGAAGGTCAGCGGTGACCTGATGAAGGACCTGTTCCGGACCGCGCTGAACAAGCTGGCGCGGGACGTGAAATACCAGCTCGAGCGTGCGAACATGCGTAACCGACAGCTCTCGGTGAACACGGTCGTCCGCTCGGACGTCCTGACCGAGCGCCTCGAGCACCCGATCGCGACGGGGAACTGGGTCGGCGGCCGCTCCGGCGTGAGCCAGCTGGTCGACCGGACCGACTTCATGGGCGTTCTCTCGCACCTGCGCCGGCTTCGCAGCCCGCTTTCGCGCTCGCAGCCACACTTCGAAGCGCGGGACCTGCACGCGACCCAGTGGGGTCGCATCGGGCCATCGGAGACGCCGGAGGGACCGAACTGCGGACTGGTGAAGAACTTCGCGCAGTCGATGGAGCTCTCCCAGAACGTCGAGGACGAACAGGAACTCAAACGCGAACTGGCATCCATGGGGGTCGAGGGCATTCCCGGCCTCGAGGGAATCGAACGAACGGCGGCCTCAGGGGACGACTAA
- a CDS encoding protein-L-isoaspartate O-methyltransferase — protein MDPAVLREDMVDGLESPPRDILADEDLAVAMRDVPRHAFIDEERTAYADRDHEALGTRVLAPRTVARLLQALALEDDQSVLIVGVGVGYTAAVAAEIVGETNVHAVDISRPLVVEARGNLAEAGYDGVLVDRRDGADGLPEYAPFDRILLEAAAVDPPRALLEQLTDEGRLVFPRGTHQQRLEAVSADGEIDRFDAVSFDPLLVEGEQSGAVERNRMAREDRERAQRRAESRRGWEQDWIEWDETIDRQSQRSRSQ, from the coding sequence ATGGACCCCGCGGTACTGCGAGAGGATATGGTCGACGGCCTCGAGTCCCCACCGAGGGACATCCTCGCGGACGAGGATCTCGCCGTCGCGATGCGCGACGTGCCTCGCCACGCGTTCATCGACGAGGAACGGACGGCCTACGCGGACCGCGACCACGAGGCGCTCGGCACTCGCGTCCTCGCGCCGCGGACGGTGGCGCGACTGCTGCAGGCCCTCGCCCTCGAGGACGACCAGTCGGTACTGATCGTCGGCGTCGGCGTCGGCTACACCGCCGCCGTGGCGGCCGAAATCGTCGGCGAGACGAACGTCCACGCCGTCGACATCTCCCGGCCGCTCGTCGTCGAAGCGCGAGGGAATCTCGCCGAAGCGGGCTACGACGGCGTCCTCGTCGACCGTCGCGACGGCGCGGACGGCCTGCCCGAATACGCGCCGTTCGACCGCATTCTCCTCGAGGCCGCCGCCGTCGATCCGCCTCGCGCGCTGCTCGAGCAGTTGACTGACGAGGGGCGACTGGTCTTTCCGCGCGGCACCCACCAACAGCGACTCGAGGCGGTCTCGGCCGACGGTGAGATCGATCGCTTCGACGCCGTTTCGTTCGATCCGCTGTTGGTCGAGGGCGAACAGTCGGGTGCCGTCGAACGCAACCGAATGGCCCGCGAGGATCGCGAACGGGCACAGCGACGCGCCGAATCCCGCCGCGGCTGGGAACAGGACTGGATCGAGTGGGACGAGACGATCGACCGGCAGTCCCAACGGAGCCGATCACAGTAG
- a CDS encoding HVO_0476 family zinc finger protein, translated as MSEIPDRVPTPCPSCSPDLETVHEVLTEGGGTLTVRCSECSHVHKVQPDRESEVTVDVVVSQGGESFTANVTTPEDETIEVGDEFILETEEVLSTVRVTSVELDGQKRVEEAPADEIETVWTREVDNVGVNVTVHPQDGSRDDSRSITVHVPGDYEFEVGAVESFGDDEFEIDAFVVRGDAEGYRRDRFDEGGDTAFAKDVKRVYAYDEQSSAWSAW; from the coding sequence ATGAGCGAAATCCCGGATCGGGTTCCGACGCCCTGTCCCTCGTGCTCGCCGGACCTCGAGACGGTCCACGAGGTACTCACGGAAGGCGGCGGTACCCTCACCGTTCGGTGCAGCGAGTGTAGTCACGTTCACAAAGTCCAGCCCGACCGCGAGAGCGAGGTCACGGTCGACGTGGTCGTCTCGCAGGGCGGCGAGTCCTTTACGGCGAACGTCACCACGCCCGAAGACGAGACGATCGAGGTCGGCGACGAGTTCATCCTCGAGACCGAGGAAGTCCTCTCGACGGTTCGCGTAACGAGCGTCGAACTCGACGGCCAGAAGCGAGTCGAGGAGGCTCCCGCGGACGAGATCGAGACCGTCTGGACCCGCGAGGTCGACAACGTCGGCGTCAACGTCACCGTCCATCCCCAAGACGGCTCGAGAGACGACAGCCGGAGCATCACCGTCCACGTCCCCGGCGACTACGAGTTCGAGGTCGGCGCGGTCGAGTCCTTCGGCGACGACGAGTTCGAGATCGACGCCTTCGTCGTCCGCGGCGACGCCGAGGGCTACCGACGGGACCGCTTCGACGAGGGCGGCGACACCGCCTTCGCGAAGGACGTCAAGCGCGTCTACGCCTACGACGAGCAGAGCAGCGCCTGGTCGGCGTGGTAA
- a CDS encoding group I intron-associated PD-(D/E)XK endonuclease, giving the protein MRNSKAVGDETEARAISELIASGYSVSIPFGDNDKYDLIVDDGTDLYRIQCKTGWSNKPETLRFNTHSQTTKDGTYHEETYHGLIDAFLVYYPENEQFYWIRAADATGQKMELRFESEIDHPSINWAMDYEFDGCIPCTPESGPNETTR; this is encoded by the coding sequence ATGCGGAACTCGAAAGCGGTCGGCGACGAAACCGAAGCGAGAGCGATTTCCGAACTCATCGCGTCCGGCTACAGCGTCTCGATTCCGTTTGGCGATAACGACAAGTACGATTTGATCGTCGACGACGGGACCGACCTGTACCGAATTCAGTGCAAAACAGGGTGGTCGAATAAACCGGAAACGCTCCGATTCAACACGCATTCACAGACGACGAAAGACGGTACCTATCACGAAGAGACGTATCACGGGTTGATCGACGCGTTTCTGGTCTATTATCCTGAAAACGAGCAGTTTTACTGGATCCGTGCGGCCGACGCAACGGGACAGAAGATGGAACTTCGGTTCGAGTCCGAAATAGATCACCCATCGATAAACTGGGCGATGGACTACGAATTCGACGGCTGTATCCCGTGCACTCCCGAATCCGGCCCAAACGAGACGACTAGGTAA
- a CDS encoding bacterio-opsin activator domain-containing protein encodes MTEPITVLVVDNEPGFADLAGEMLERERDSIVAETATDGTAALDVLERRDVDCIVSDYEMPEMTGLELLERVREDDPDLPFILFTGRGSEEIASEAIAAGVTQYLQKESGKKQYALLANQIRNAVAQYRTETELRESERRYERTLTTLHETTRDLMRAETKDEIYRSAVETAGEILDVTVAAAYAFEPTAGSLEHAASTGRSPELGDPEQTFERGEGLVWATFSEGESAYYEDVTCEDGAEASAPLEDGIEPAETLGRSELIVPLGTHGVLVAGREEVDGFDETMIELLHILAANTEAALDRAEREQLLRDHDRTLTRQNEELTRLNHTNEIVREINHGIAQASTRAAIEETVCDRLAETDRYRFAWIAADDDEPPAPTAWSGIDAAYIDRIRGDGACAPEITLARETLETGRVQLVRDVLEDGRWESRRKAALTYGYQTVLGIPLIADDRRYGALVVHVSGADSVGESEREVLAELGETTGHAIRSVERTRAMVTDSRLELELAVRDSRLLLNRLSAYVETAAPITLEGVIDRGEDGIVLFVSAPATASLTDLETEWASIETLSVVSDGDEETLFELTVTSTPFLDVLRTYDVQIRLATAEDGASTLVLEVPQGVETRSLVEAIEAEYPETELVAKRETTHTRSARRLDAYLAERLTDKQFEALQAAHYSGFFEWPRESTGEDLADALGVSPPTYHYHLRAAERKLVTLAFDGYST; translated from the coding sequence ATGACGGAACCGATCACCGTACTCGTCGTCGATAACGAACCGGGATTCGCCGATCTCGCCGGAGAGATGCTCGAGCGAGAGCGCGATTCGATCGTCGCCGAGACGGCGACGGACGGCACGGCGGCGCTTGACGTACTCGAGCGCCGCGATGTCGACTGTATCGTCAGCGATTACGAGATGCCCGAAATGACGGGTCTCGAGTTGTTAGAGCGCGTTCGCGAGGACGATCCCGATCTGCCCTTCATCCTGTTTACGGGGCGGGGATCGGAGGAGATCGCAAGCGAGGCGATCGCAGCAGGCGTCACCCAGTACCTCCAGAAGGAGTCGGGGAAGAAGCAGTACGCGTTGCTGGCGAATCAGATCAGGAACGCCGTCGCGCAGTATCGCACGGAAACGGAACTCCGCGAGAGCGAGCGCCGCTACGAGCGGACGTTGACGACGTTACACGAGACGACGCGGGACCTGATGCGGGCGGAGACCAAAGACGAGATCTATCGATCGGCGGTCGAAACGGCGGGCGAGATCCTCGACGTGACGGTCGCCGCGGCCTACGCGTTCGAGCCGACGGCCGGCAGCCTCGAGCACGCGGCCTCGACGGGGCGATCCCCCGAACTGGGCGATCCGGAGCAGACCTTCGAGCGGGGCGAAGGACTGGTCTGGGCGACGTTTTCGGAGGGCGAGAGCGCCTACTACGAGGACGTGACGTGCGAGGACGGCGCGGAGGCATCGGCCCCGCTGGAGGACGGCATCGAACCCGCCGAGACGTTGGGCCGGAGCGAGCTGATCGTTCCGCTCGGGACCCACGGCGTCTTGGTCGCAGGTCGCGAGGAGGTCGACGGGTTCGACGAGACGATGATCGAGCTGTTGCACATTCTGGCGGCCAACACCGAGGCCGCACTGGATCGGGCCGAACGCGAGCAGTTGCTTCGGGATCACGATCGCACCCTGACCCGGCAAAACGAGGAGCTGACGCGGCTCAACCACACCAACGAGATCGTCCGGGAGATCAATCACGGGATCGCGCAGGCATCGACGCGCGCGGCGATCGAGGAGACGGTGTGCGATCGCCTCGCCGAGACGGACCGGTACCGCTTCGCCTGGATCGCCGCGGACGACGACGAGCCGCCCGCACCGACCGCTTGGTCCGGGATCGACGCGGCCTACATCGACCGGATCCGCGGCGACGGCGCGTGCGCGCCCGAGATCACGCTGGCCCGCGAGACGCTCGAGACCGGGCGGGTGCAACTGGTACGCGACGTCCTCGAGGACGGCCGCTGGGAATCACGGCGCAAAGCGGCGTTGACCTACGGCTATCAGACGGTGCTCGGGATTCCGCTGATCGCCGACGACCGCCGGTACGGCGCGCTGGTGGTCCACGTCTCGGGGGCCGATTCGGTCGGCGAGAGCGAGCGGGAGGTACTGGCTGAACTCGGGGAGACGACCGGGCACGCGATCCGGTCGGTCGAGCGGACACGGGCGATGGTGACCGACAGTCGCCTCGAACTCGAGCTCGCCGTGAGGGATTCGCGGCTGCTGCTCAATCGGCTCTCGGCGTACGTCGAGACGGCGGCCCCGATCACGCTCGAGGGCGTCATCGACCGCGGCGAAGACGGGATCGTCCTGTTCGTCAGCGCGCCGGCGACGGCGTCGCTCACCGACCTCGAGACCGAGTGGGCGTCGATCGAGACGCTGTCGGTAGTGTCCGACGGTGACGAAGAGACGCTGTTCGAACTCACGGTCACGTCGACCCCGTTCCTCGACGTGTTGCGAACGTACGACGTCCAGATACGGCTGGCGACGGCCGAAGACGGTGCCTCGACGCTCGTCCTCGAGGTGCCACAGGGCGTCGAGACGCGGTCGCTGGTCGAGGCGATCGAGGCGGAGTACCCCGAGACGGAACTGGTGGCGAAACGGGAGACGACGCACACGCGATCGGCGCGGCGGCTCGATGCTTACCTCGCGGAGCGGCTCACCGACAAGCAGTTCGAGGCGTTACAGGCGGCACACTACAGCGGCTTCTTCGAGTGGCCCCGAGAGAGTACCGGCGAGGATCTCGCGGACGCGCTCGGCGTGTCGCCGCCGACGTATCACTACCACTTGCGGGCGGCCGAGCGGAAACTCGTGACGCTGGCCTTCGACGGGTATTCTACGTAA